A region from the Aquimarina sp. ERC-38 genome encodes:
- the mfd gene encoding transcription-repair coupling factor, with translation MLRAEIVSNQFDTSASVRKFIELLDTNQKNIFLQGLIGSSLSFVLQKTFKTTGKPILCVFDDKEEAAYYLNDLEQLVQKENVLFFPGSYRRPYQIEETDNANVLLRAEVLNRINSKKKPSIIVTYPDALFEKVVTRKELEKNTLHIALNDKLSLDFVNEVLFEYQFKRVDFVTEPGEFSVRGGIVDVFSFSHNEPYRIEFFGDEVDSIRTFDVETQLSIEKTSKISIVPNLADKSIQESHESFFKYIAPDTILVLKNLEALKHQNDQNFEKAKEAFAKLSGEIKRKSPEELFASSELLFSQLSTFSQVHLSVNHTKEAVKIAFQTKPQPSFNKQFNLLIENLNKNHSAGYTNYIFCVSEQQAKRFHDIFEDADLDVKQYETVVFSAYQGFIDEELKVVCYTDHQIFERYHKFTLKNGYAKKQAITLKELNNLEVGDYVTHIDHGIGKFGGLQKIDVEGKKQEAIKLIYGERDVLYLSIHSLHKISKFNGKDGKPPQIYKLGSKAWKTLKQKTKARVKHIAFNLIQLYAKRRLQKGFQYAPDSYLQHELEASFIYEDTPDQSTATEDVKKDMESERPMDRLICGDVGFGKTEVAIRAAFKAVDNGKQVAVLVPTTILAFQHAKTFKDRLKDFPVVVDYLNRFRTAKQKREVLEDLANGKIDIVIGTHQLVNKNVKFKDLGLLIIDEEQKFGVSVKDKLKTIKENVDTLTLTATPIPRTLQFSLMAARDLSTITTPPPNRYPIETHVIRLAEETIRDAVSYEIQRGGQVFFIHNRIENIKEVAGMIQRLVPDAKVAVGHGQMEGKKLEELMLSFMNGEFDVLVSTTIVESGLDVPNANTIFINNANNFGLSDLHQMRGRVGRSNKKAFCYFITPPYSVMTDDARKRITALEQFSDLGSGIKIAMKDLEIRGAGDLLGGEQSGFINEIGFDTYQKILNEAIEELKENEFAELYDTSNEPKEYVKDTQIDTDFELLFPDDYINNITERLNLYTELNNIKTEEELLAYEKRLEDRFGELPDPAVDLLNSVRIKWIATSIGIEKIILKQQKLIGYFISDQQSPFYQTEAFTNVLKYVQQHPGKVKMKEKKTRNGLRLLLNFENITSIDKALQVLEPFKQEKAEVIS, from the coding sequence ATGTTGCGCGCAGAAATTGTTTCAAATCAATTTGATACATCCGCTTCCGTTCGGAAATTTATTGAACTTCTTGATACAAATCAGAAAAACATTTTTCTACAGGGATTGATTGGTTCTTCTCTTTCTTTTGTCCTTCAAAAAACTTTTAAAACTACGGGTAAGCCTATCCTATGTGTGTTTGATGATAAAGAAGAAGCTGCCTATTATCTGAATGACCTTGAACAATTGGTTCAAAAAGAAAATGTGCTGTTTTTTCCCGGTAGTTACCGTCGTCCGTATCAAATTGAAGAAACAGACAATGCCAACGTATTACTGCGCGCCGAAGTTTTAAACCGAATCAATTCAAAGAAAAAACCTTCTATCATAGTTACCTATCCGGATGCTTTATTTGAGAAAGTAGTTACCCGGAAAGAACTGGAAAAAAACACCTTACATATTGCCCTTAATGATAAGTTATCTCTTGATTTTGTAAACGAAGTATTATTTGAATACCAGTTTAAACGGGTAGATTTTGTAACAGAACCAGGTGAATTTTCCGTGCGTGGAGGGATTGTAGATGTGTTCTCGTTTAGTCATAATGAACCTTATCGTATCGAATTTTTTGGAGATGAAGTGGATAGTATTCGTACGTTTGATGTAGAAACCCAACTTTCTATAGAAAAAACCAGTAAAATTTCAATTGTTCCGAATTTAGCCGATAAAAGTATACAGGAAAGTCACGAAAGTTTCTTTAAATACATTGCCCCGGATACTATTTTGGTTTTGAAAAACCTGGAAGCCTTAAAACATCAGAACGATCAGAATTTTGAAAAAGCAAAAGAAGCTTTTGCCAAACTTTCGGGTGAAATCAAAAGAAAATCTCCCGAAGAACTTTTTGCTTCTTCCGAATTACTTTTTTCGCAACTTAGCACCTTTTCTCAGGTACATTTAAGTGTTAATCATACAAAGGAAGCAGTAAAAATAGCTTTTCAAACCAAACCCCAACCTTCATTTAACAAGCAGTTCAATCTGTTAATTGAAAATTTAAATAAAAATCATTCGGCGGGATATACCAATTATATTTTTTGTGTTAGTGAGCAACAGGCAAAACGCTTTCACGATATTTTTGAAGATGCGGATTTGGATGTCAAGCAATATGAAACGGTGGTATTTTCTGCATATCAAGGGTTTATTGATGAGGAATTGAAAGTAGTTTGTTATACGGATCACCAGATTTTTGAACGCTACCATAAGTTTACTTTAAAAAACGGGTACGCTAAGAAACAGGCAATTACCTTAAAAGAATTAAATAACCTGGAAGTTGGGGATTATGTGACCCATATTGACCACGGAATTGGAAAGTTCGGAGGGCTTCAGAAAATTGACGTGGAAGGCAAAAAACAGGAAGCGATTAAATTGATCTACGGAGAGCGTGATGTATTGTACTTAAGCATTCACTCTCTACATAAAATATCCAAGTTTAACGGGAAGGATGGAAAGCCTCCGCAGATTTATAAGCTGGGGTCTAAAGCCTGGAAAACCCTTAAGCAAAAAACCAAAGCCCGGGTAAAGCATATTGCTTTTAACCTAATTCAACTTTACGCAAAGAGGCGTTTGCAGAAAGGTTTTCAATACGCCCCGGATAGTTATTTACAACACGAACTGGAAGCTTCTTTTATCTACGAAGATACCCCAGATCAAAGTACCGCTACCGAGGATGTAAAAAAAGATATGGAAAGCGAACGCCCTATGGACCGTTTGATATGTGGAGATGTAGGTTTTGGTAAAACCGAAGTTGCTATTCGTGCTGCTTTTAAGGCGGTTGATAACGGAAAACAAGTGGCAGTACTGGTACCCACTACCATTCTTGCTTTTCAACATGCTAAAACTTTTAAAGACCGTTTAAAAGATTTTCCGGTAGTGGTGGATTATTTAAACCGGTTTAGGACTGCCAAACAAAAAAGGGAAGTGCTGGAAGACCTGGCAAACGGGAAAATAGATATTGTCATCGGTACCCATCAATTGGTCAATAAAAATGTAAAATTTAAGGATTTAGGCTTACTGATTATTGATGAAGAACAAAAATTCGGGGTTTCAGTAAAGGATAAGTTGAAGACGATTAAAGAAAATGTAGATACCCTGACCTTAACGGCTACACCTATCCCAAGGACTTTACAATTTAGTTTAATGGCTGCTAGGGATTTGTCTACGATAACTACCCCTCCTCCTAATCGGTATCCTATTGAAACACATGTCATTCGCCTAGCGGAAGAAACTATTCGGGATGCGGTTAGTTACGAAATTCAACGGGGTGGACAGGTATTTTTTATTCATAACCGAATTGAAAACATTAAAGAAGTAGCCGGAATGATTCAACGCCTGGTTCCGGATGCTAAAGTTGCGGTAGGTCACGGACAAATGGAAGGCAAAAAATTAGAAGAGTTGATGCTTTCTTTTATGAACGGGGAGTTTGACGTTTTGGTTTCTACGACAATTGTCGAAAGTGGATTGGATGTGCCTAATGCCAATACTATCTTTATTAATAATGCTAATAATTTTGGTTTGTCGGACCTTCATCAAATGCGGGGACGTGTAGGCCGAAGTAATAAAAAAGCTTTTTGTTATTTTATCACCCCACCTTACTCGGTGATGACGGATGATGCTCGGAAACGGATTACCGCCCTAGAACAATTTTCGGATTTAGGTAGTGGTATTAAAATTGCCATGAAAGACCTCGAAATCCGGGGAGCGGGAGATTTATTAGGGGGAGAACAAAGTGGTTTTATCAACGAAATCGGTTTTGATACCTATCAGAAGATTCTAAATGAAGCCATTGAAGAGTTAAAAGAAAATGAGTTTGCCGAATTGTACGATACAAGCAATGAACCAAAGGAATATGTAAAAGATACCCAAATTGATACTGACTTTGAACTTCTTTTCCCGGATGATTACATCAATAATATTACCGAACGCTTAAATTTATATACGGAACTCAATAACATTAAAACCGAAGAAGAGCTGTTAGCTTATGAAAAGCGTTTGGAAGATCGGTTTGGAGAACTTCCTGATCCTGCGGTAGATTTATTGAATTCGGTTCGTATTAAGTGGATTGCCACCAGTATTGGAATTGAGAAAATAATTTTAAAACAACAGAAATTGATAGGTTACTTTATCAGCGACCAACAATCCCCGTTCTATCAAACCGAAGCTTTTACTAATGTCCTAAAATACGTGCAGCAGCATCCTGGAAAAGTAAAAATGAAAGAAAAGAAAACCCGAAATGGTTTACGTCTCCTTTTAAATTTTGAAAACATTACCTCGATTGATAAAGCTTTACAGGTGTTGGAGCCTTTTAAGCAAGAAAAAGCAGAAGTTATTTCATAA
- a CDS encoding dihydrolipoyl dehydrogenase family protein, with protein sequence MGNLKFDVFVIGSGIAGQKVAEKCVKEGKKVAIAENKVLGGVCSNRGCDPKKVLLGPTEVVHVANRLLHKGISEKVKTNWKDVMQYKKEFTDPVPDDTEEKLKDLGITLFNESPYFIDENTLFVSGQEVKADKIVIATGLIPRKLEVEGGQFTKTSEDFLSLEELPKDIIFIGGGYIGMEFAHMSARMGTKVTVIQHGNLPLTIFEKEMVQFIVKASEDLGIKFIFNAELEKIEATDTAKTVHYKVEDTKGSCKANIIFNTSGRVPSIEKLKLENANVDHGDNGIKVNAYLQSISNQNVYACGDVADNAVPLTPFSGREGKIVAYNILNGNSKEADFPVIPTVAFTLPNIASVGLSEEKAKEKYDEINVICKDASSFYNAKRVNEKIYAFKTITDKKSGKILGAHLVGPEAGEIINLFSMAIYNNMTVDQIKDMVFTYPTWSSDIGSMFTE encoded by the coding sequence ATGGGAAATTTAAAATTTGATGTCTTTGTAATTGGAAGTGGTATTGCCGGGCAGAAAGTAGCTGAAAAATGTGTAAAAGAAGGGAAAAAAGTAGCAATAGCCGAAAATAAAGTACTAGGAGGTGTTTGCTCAAACCGAGGCTGTGATCCTAAGAAAGTATTGTTAGGTCCTACCGAAGTGGTACATGTAGCAAATCGATTGCTTCATAAAGGTATTTCTGAAAAGGTAAAGACTAATTGGAAAGACGTCATGCAATATAAAAAAGAATTTACTGATCCAGTTCCGGATGACACCGAAGAAAAATTGAAAGATCTGGGAATCACTTTGTTTAACGAATCCCCTTATTTTATAGATGAAAACACCCTTTTTGTGAGTGGGCAAGAGGTTAAAGCTGATAAAATCGTAATTGCAACCGGATTAATTCCTAGAAAATTAGAAGTTGAAGGAGGTCAGTTCACTAAAACCAGTGAAGATTTTTTAAGCCTGGAAGAACTTCCTAAAGATATTATTTTTATTGGTGGAGGCTATATCGGGATGGAATTTGCGCATATGTCTGCCCGAATGGGAACAAAAGTAACGGTAATTCAGCATGGAAATTTACCATTGACTATTTTTGAAAAAGAAATGGTGCAATTTATCGTCAAAGCTTCTGAAGATCTAGGGATTAAATTTATTTTCAATGCCGAACTTGAAAAGATTGAGGCTACGGATACTGCTAAAACCGTACATTACAAAGTTGAAGACACTAAAGGTTCATGCAAGGCAAATATTATTTTTAATACATCCGGAAGAGTACCTTCTATAGAAAAATTAAAATTAGAAAATGCAAATGTAGATCACGGTGATAATGGTATTAAAGTAAATGCTTATCTACAGTCTATTTCTAATCAAAACGTGTATGCCTGTGGAGATGTCGCTGATAACGCGGTTCCTCTGACTCCTTTTTCCGGTAGGGAAGGAAAGATAGTAGCTTATAATATTTTAAACGGAAATAGTAAAGAAGCGGACTTTCCGGTTATTCCCACCGTAGCTTTTACCTTACCTAATATTGCTTCCGTAGGATTATCCGAAGAAAAAGCTAAAGAAAAATACGACGAGATTAACGTAATCTGTAAAGATGCTTCATCCTTTTATAATGCTAAGCGGGTAAATGAAAAAATTTATGCGTTTAAAACTATTACGGATAAGAAATCAGGAAAAATTCTTGGTGCACATCTTGTAGGCCCGGAAGCTGGTGAAATAATCAACTTATTTTCTATGGCAATTTATAATAACATGACGGTAGATCAGATTAAAGATATGGTCTTTACCTATCCCACCTGGTCCAGTGATATAGGGAGTATGTTTACTGAATAG